The sequence cgccgctgccgccCCCCGAGCCGAAGCCCGAGCTGAGGCGCTTGCCCGAGAGCAGCTTCTCCACGGCGGGCAGGTTACCGGTGCGGGcggcctccagcagctcctgctccttccccatggcccggccccgccggccggGGCCCCGCACTCCCCGGCTACCGGCACCCGCGAACCGCCACCGCCGCCTGCCCCCCACCTAGCGCCGCCAGCGCCCGCCCCGGCGCGTCCTTCCGGGGCGGGGCCACGCCGGTCCCACCCCCAGCAACGGGAAGCTCCGCCCACACAAGGGGAACCGAGAAGGGCTCCCGCCCAGCAGGGGAAGGGACCTGGAGGGGCTCCGCCCCCAGAGAGGGGCGGCTCCAGGAGAGGCTACGCCCACACACTAAGGCGATGAATACTACTACTCGGCGTGGGGCAGGGTCGATGTAACCACGCCCTCTAAGGGGCGGGGCAATACATAACCCCACCCCCATCGGGGGCTGAGAGATGCTCCCCCTGTAGCTAGAAGCAGGGAATAACCCCAGATTCTGGGGGGGTATCAGAGTATAAATCCCAACCCAGAGGTGAGATGAAGGGATTGGGAATaatgccagggggtggggcctttgTAGGGATGATAATAAATGCATAAGTGCCTGTGAAATTCAGTGTCTAACAAAGGAAATGTAGCAGTTACTAAGCTCAGCCATCCTAACCAAGGATAGCATCCAAAACCCCAATTCTTCTGCAGTAGTGACCTTGCCTGGTCCTCAAACCTACATGCCAGAGGTAGTGTCCAATGCATCGCTTTCCTGTTCCAGGGAACGCCTGATCCCCAGACCTCCTGCTTCATGACTGAAAGCTGATACAAGGAGCCCATGATGACATTTGCATACATTAATAAAAAGGGAAGAATAATGATCTGGTTCCATGTCCCATAAGGAATGAAGTTGAAGGAATTAGACTGTTTACCTGTCTTCTAAGACAAATGTAAGGCACATCCTCCAGTAGTAcattaacacctctgcctccTAGCCCACAAGAAGCATCATATATCAAGTATGACCCAAGAATCAGATTAGTATCTTGCATAGGTGATATGATTTGGGAGGGCAAAAACTCACCACCAGAGTTGGTGCCTTGTTATCAGTCTTATCAGCAGAGACCAGAGACTAAGCACCCTTCCAAGTCCACTGGGCACCAGTCCCTTCAACTCAGATTAGAAGGACAGCAGCAAAgtaacatggggaaaaaatagaattGATGCTGCTCAGACTGTAGCTGCTGTACATATAAACAGAAACCTCCAGGGCAGTCAAGCCAGCACCTTTCACTAGCACTAAAATAATcgtatctttctttttttaaaggaacatgcTGCCTCATGTTTTTGAAACATGATATTTCAGCTTCAGTGGAGAATCCTCAAGGCAGGCAGATGTTCTAATTACCTTGTTTTGTGTCATCTCAGCATATCTAGCTCACGGCTGTATGTAAACACCATTAAAACATTTAAGTTTTGTCTACCTACTTTTGGACTTCCCCAGAAGCTAGCATGGGGTTTTTCTACTGCTCAACCTATCATATTTTTGCTTGACCACCTTCAGTCTGGCGCTCTCAATGCAATTTCCACAAATGAATTAATTCTCACAATCTCCCTGTAAGGTAGGTATTCTTACTCCTATTTTACacttggggaaactgagtcagaaactaaatgacttgtccaagatcatacAGAGATTAAGACCAAACCTAGTTCTGTTGATTCCTACTCTTATGCTTTAGCTACAACACTATTCATAGTCGATCTCATGGCAAAAAATAGCACTGGAATAGGCCCTGAGGTTTAGCCTTCTGGCACAATCATCAAGAGAGTTCAACCGCTTCTGAGATAGCATAGTCAAAGTCCAACAGAAACCCAAATAATCTTTAGCCCTGCTAGGCTCACTTTTCAGCCCCCTTTCTTTCAGATGAACCCCACCTAAAGCAAACTACATCAACAGGTTCCTGATGACCAATCTAATTTACAGTTTGTGTTAGGCACACCCTTCCATAGGAAGGCTCTAGCAGATCATAATCTTCAATTAATTCCGAACACCAACcacacttcacacacacacccctacaaacTTTGTCGGGTGTATGCTGACATAATTTGCATCAATCAAAGTCTGTAGTGGAGACATGGCTTTAGACAATTCTAACGGTATGTCTGCACTATGGAAACTATACCAGCATACCTATGTTTAGATTCAATACAATCCTTCTCCTTCAGTAATTCATGCTGTAATCTTACCTCTGCATTATTCATGCTCTTTTGTATGTCACTTGTAGAAGAATCCTTACATTTAACAAATACAAATAACTAAGGAGAAATTAATTCTAAgtcttttttaatacattaagGTAGTTTAAAAGATCTACTGAACTAATGAGGCTAATATCCATCTTAAATCATTCTGGTCCTATCTTTTTCACAATAGCAATGAATGAGAGATGTCATTTGTATTTCATGATAATAGCAGCACACTACCTACTTGAATGTCTGGTTCAGTCAGAAGCTTTCCCCATGTGAGTGTCATTATGCTGACAAATGTCAGGTATCTGTTTACCAAGTAAAAATCAAGGCTTCTTTCTTGAGAGTGTTAACTCTTTCCTGTTTTACAAAAGGGGAGTCTATCAGTTGTGTTATGATTATTAGTGAATATTAATCCATAAagaaaacactgtttaaaaatatactaGGGAAAGATGGTGTGATGGGTTATATGAACCTCACACTGGCCAGGAGGGGTTAACAAGCTGCAATGACTCCAATCAGTCCCACCAGATTATCTCTGGAATCCAGGGGTCAGATTCCCAGCATGcaattttctccatcccataatgctaTCTATAGACCATAATtttcacatctttttttaaaatatgccacAAACCTGTGTGGAACATTTTGGTGtttgccatctctgacagaagcatggagcccatAAAGCTCTGCACTATTCTCATGAAAGTTGCAAATACAGGATGCATGATTCTCCTGTATTTGCAGACCCTCAGGAAGTACCACAACAACCAGGGACATGAGGATTTCTTTGAGGACAGATTGCTGAGGGACATAgcaaaaaacaattaaaagtgCTTGGTGGCGTTCCTGAAGCAGTTGCAGACAGTGGAGTGccacttctgggcctgagaatcaacactgagtggtgggattgcattgtaaTGCAGCTTTGGGgtgaggagcagtggctgcagaactcttGTATGCGAAAGGCctcattcctggatctgtgtgccaagcGCGCTCCATTCTTATAGCGCAGAGATACCAGAATAAGAGTTTCAGTCAGGATTTCATCGTTTACATCATCCTAGTTCTCCTTCTGGCATACAGAAGAGAGGGGTGGTCTCTGAAATGAGGGCTAtacagaaaagggagagagagagacagtgtgtgtgtgtgtgggggggatgtaCCATAGGAGAATGATGTAATATCTAAGCTGCTGTGgcccaaaaaataataaaatgtcacACATTTAGCACCTTTcaatcaaggatctcaaagcccttctCAAACATGAATTAATCCTCACCACAGCCCTGTGAAGAATGTAAATattacccattttacagagggcaaactgaggcacaaagaagttcAGTGACCTCAAAAGTCACATACTGACCAGAAGCAGAGCTGGAAAcaactcaggagtcctgattcccccaTCTCCTGGCCTAACCATTATCCTAATGATCACAGCAGTTTAGTGGGATGGCCAATTAGAAACAATACAGAAAATTGCTGACTGGGATTTTGCCATCCCGCCTGGCTTCCTTCAACAAAGAAACAAAGTCAGCAGAAAACTCATTATATTGCCTTAAtgagaaatgttttatttgtaaatttgTATTAAGGATTATAAAGCCCTGTGATAATCCTCTACTCCATTGTGCCTAGAAACAGAGGGTGCTTGAGTCACTCACCTCACTGCCCCCCATCTTCTCTCTAACGCCAATATTCCCTACTCCACCTCATGCCCTCCCTACCCCCAatactcctcccctcctcctaccTGTCCCAACCCCCATACTTCAACCCCCATGCCCTCCCTACTCCCCAATACTCCTCCTCTCCTCCTACCTGTCCCAACCCCCATACTTCAACCCCCATGCCCTCCCTACTCCCCAatactcctcccctcctcctaccTGTCCCAACCCACATACTCAAACCCCCATGCCCTCCCTACTCCCCAatactcctcccctcctcctaccTGTCCCAACCCACATACTCAAACCCCCATGCCCTCCCTACTCCCCAatactcctcccctcctcctaccTGTCCCAACCCCCATACTTCAACCCCCATGCCCTCCCTACTCCCCAATACTCCTCCCCTCCTCTTACCTGTCCCAACCCCCATACTTCAACCCCCATGCCCTCCCTACTCCCCAatactcctcccctcctcctaccTGTCCCAACCCCCATACTTCAACCCCCATGCCCTCCCTACTCCCCAatactcctcccctcctcctaccTGTCCCAACCCCCATACTTCAACCCCCATGCCCTCCCTACTCCCCAatactccctcccttcccctatctGTCCCAACCCCcttgctctccctcccccacacctctcccaacatgccccactccaacccccatgccctgccctcccctccccatcccaatacCTTACCcccaaaactccctcccctcctctaccACTCCCAACCCCACTACTCCAACCCCCATCCCAACACCTCCCTATCTACAATACTCCAGtccaactccccctgccccctcccacagacCCCGTCTCCCGAGGGCTGTTGCGTTGCCATGGAGACAGAAATCTCTCGGAAGGGGCGGAGTAGATGCGGCCCCTCCGCGGAGCCGCCGGCGTGATGACATCATCAGAGCGCGCCGTCTCTCCGGCGGCGATGGAGGAAGCCGGGGAGCCCAGTCGCGAGGAGAGCGGGGACTCGGGCTCTACCCAGGAGACTTTTCCGGCTGCCTCATCGCCCCCGGGGCTTGGGGCTGCCCCCACGGCCTCCGAGGAACCGCCGGCAGCGGCAGAGAAGACCGAGGGAGAGGCGGCCGAGCCCGGTGGGGGCAGCGAGCCCAAAGCGGACTGCCAGGCGGCAGAGGTgcgggctggaggaaggggacggggaaaaggggcgggggggggcagagagaggcgcACAGGCTGGATGGcaagtggagtgggggaggggtgggattaCGGCACTGGCTACCTTGGTTATttctaaggccctaccaaattcacagccctgaaaagcatgcctctcccccagcactgggctgctgtggtgagagagggctggggggcgtcctctctccctgccacaaccctgcaccccaaatctctcatccctggtcccaccccaaagccctcacccccccccccccccgcatcccaacactctgacccagccctgagttctctccctgccacacatcacctccatattagtGCACATAACAATATTCACTCTGCACAGGGATGTAAAAAAATTAGAGGGGACATTGGTCCTGACCCAGAAAGGGGTTGTGGGGGTGTTGTCACACTCCCCCCATTGTAGAGGGGggaggtcacagtattgccacccttctgcactgtcttcagagctgggtggctgcagagtggtggctgttggctgggcgtCCAGCTCTGAAGACATCGCCCGTCCCACCaacagtagcacagaagtaagggtggcaatatcataccattcCACCCTTACTtgtgcgctgctgccttcagagctgggcagtgagagagtggtggctgctgactgagggcccagctctgcaggcagcagcacggAAGTAACAGTGGCAATGCCATACCgtgccatctttacttctgtgctgctgctggcggcaactctgctcctggctccctagttctgaaggcagcacagaactaagcaataccacaaccccccctacaataaccttgtgatcccctcccaactcctttttggggcaggacccctacaattacaacactgaaacttatttaaatagctgaaatcatgacatttatgattttttaaaagcgtatgaattttgtagggccctagttattccccccaccacccctggaAATTTTCCTCCAGCCTCTGCTGTGTCCCAGGGGTTCTGCTCCAAAGTGCAGCCAGCTGCTGTGGGTGCCTTCCAATCGTGATTTTTTTTGCACAGCTGGTGACATTACTATGATGCTGCTAGCATTATGTGGGTGGGCAGcccatttaatctctctctcacaccccgtATGGGTGAGCAGAGGTGGTCCGGAATGGAAGGGTGTAATAAAGTAACTGAGCATTAGGAAAGCCTGGAAATTCAGAGCCAAGCTAAAACTGTCAGCCACACAGTCCTCTGATTTGTGTTTATGTTCACTTGCTGTTGTAACAAAGCAATAGCAGCCAAAATATGCTTGTAGATTAAAATCTGGATTCTGTTGGTTGTATATTTATCATAGTGCTCTGTGGATGCTTAGTAGGACTGTACACAGACTAACCACCGAGTACCGAAAGCTCTGGTTTGGAACTGAATAACAGAGACCTCACCAAAATGATGGTAATTTCTTGCAGCAGGTGAACAGTCAAGAAGGCTTGGAATTAGTGTCAACAGAAACTGAGGATTCTACATTGCAGACTTCTGCAGCTAAGAAGATAAAAATAGAGataaaagagaagaaagagaaaaagcagaAAGTAGATGAAGATGAGATTCAGAAAATGCAGTGAGTACACCTTAAATTTCTAATCCATGTGACGCCAAGTTTGGTCACCAGACTCTAATTATTTTATGACAACTTGCTCCTCGTCAGACTGAATTTAGCTTTCCCAATTCACTGCACAGAGCTTGCTGCTGAAAATAAAAAGTACTATAGCATGTAATATGCACTGTCATTACTTATTAAGCCTAATACTGGAAACTATTTTGTAACTGGTTTTCTCTGATCTTTGCCTTCATAAAGGAAGATCTGAGTCCCAGTTTGTAAACCAGAACAGTTAATACTACTTTGCACCCAAACCTGTGCGTTAGCTAAGTAGGGCACAACCTACCCTCTCCTTTCAATGCTGTCTTCCTTATGCCtaataaaatatttcttctaAAGTGGTGCACTGTAGAAACAGACCCTACATGGATTTGGGGAATGCTTTTTAAGGTGAAGAAAGTCTGTCTTCTGTCATAACTGATGTTTCTTCCTTCCTCCAGAATATTGGTTTCTTCCTTTTCTGAAGAGCAGCTGAACCGCT is a genomic window of Malaclemys terrapin pileata isolate rMalTer1 chromosome 4, rMalTer1.hap1, whole genome shotgun sequence containing:
- the TAF11 gene encoding transcription initiation factor TFIID subunit 11 isoform X2 — translated: MEEAGEPSREESGDSGSTQETFPAASSPPGLGAAPTASEEPPAAAEKTEGEAAEPGGGSEPKADCQAAEVNSQEGLELVSTETEDSTLQTSAAKKIKIEIKEKKEKKQKVDEDEIQKMQILVSSFSEEQLNRYEMYRRSAFPKAAIKRLVQSITGTSVSQNVVIAMSGISKVFAGEVVEEALDVCEKWGELPPLQPKHMREAVRRLKSRGQIPNSKYKKITFH
- the TAF11 gene encoding transcription initiation factor TFIID subunit 11 isoform X1: MEEAGEPSREESGDSGSTQETFPAASSPPGLGAAPTASEEPPAAAEKTEGEAAEPGGGSEPKADCQAAEQVNSQEGLELVSTETEDSTLQTSAAKKIKIEIKEKKEKKQKVDEDEIQKMQILVSSFSEEQLNRYEMYRRSAFPKAAIKRLVQSITGTSVSQNVVIAMSGISKVFAGEVVEEALDVCEKWGELPPLQPKHMREAVRRLKSRGQIPNSKYKKITFH